Genomic window (Tardiphaga sp. vice304):
ACGGGATCAGCACGTCGTTGTCCTTCATCTGCTGATCGTCCGGAATGTCGTCGAGAATGCCGACGACGCCGAAGATCAGTCCCTGGCCGTCGAGCCGCGCGCGCCAGTCCGGCCAGTCGCGCGTCGCAAACACCTCGTCCAGCACTGCGATGAGTTCGAGCGAGCGCGCGTGGCGATCCGGCTTGGTGGCAAAGCGAGGATCGTTGGTCAGGTCGTCGCGTCCGAGCGCGCGCGTCAGCACCGGCCACTGCTTCTCCTCGTTGAGCAGCGACAGCATGATCCAGCGGCCGTCGCGGCATTTGTAGTGGTTGGTAACGGCGTTCAGCGCGCGCTCGCGCGGCCGGCGCTTTTCGAATGTCGCGCCGACCAGCTTGGCTTGCGCCAGCACGCTGGAGGACCACACGCCGTTGGCCATCAGGTTGGATTTGACCTGGCTTCCCTTCCCGGTCCGCTCGCGCTTGTACAGCGCCATGGCGATGGCGCCGAACAATGCCATCGCGCAGGGGTGGTCGCCCATTCCCGCGACCGAGCGCGCCGGTGTGGTGTCGTCGTCGGCGCGAACCAGGTCCATCAGGCCGGAGCGGGCCCACCACGCCGTGGAGTCGAAACCCGGCTTGTTCGCCTCCGCGCCAAGGTCGCCGTAGCCGGTGAAGCAGGCATAGACCAGCCGCTCGTTGAGCGGCGAAAGGTCGGCATAGGCCATCTTCAGGCGCGCCCGCACCGGCGGCGGAAAGTTGGTGATGAACACGTCGGCCTCGGCGACGAGTTTGTAGAGCACGGCCTGTCCTTCGGGTTTCGCGAGGTCGAGTGCCAGGCTCTTCTTGTTGCGGCTCTCCATCATCCACGCGTAGTTGTGCTCGCTCTTGGGATAGCCGGGCAGGTTGGGCAGGTTGCGGTAGGGATCGCCGGCGCCGGGCGGCTCGATCTTGATGACGTCGGCGCCGAAATCGGACAGCACGGTGGCCGCGGCCGGCGCGGCAATGAAGCTCGCGCAATCCAGAACCTTGAGGCCCGCGAAGATACCGTCGTCCATGTCTCACTCCCGAAGATTATTGTGATTGCCGTCCACCGGAATTCGTTCGCTTCTGAGGCAAGATCGAATTTGGCGGCGCATTTGAACCATCTCGCTGCAACGATGCAACATGCGGACGCGGCGGGCTGCCGTGCGCAAAACGCGGCGGCCGGCCGCCGCTTGGCAGGGATCGGGCGCTGCGTTAGTTTCAGCTCCACTCATCACGTTGGAAGCTGTCGATCATGCGAGTATCGGTTCTGGGAAGGCGCAGCGCCCTGGCTGCGTGCATGTTGGCGATCGCTGCAACGCTTGGCGGCACCCCGGCCGCGCGCGCGGTCGAACTGAGCCCGGGGATCAGCGAACTCTACACCTCGGTGTCGATCTATCCGCCGTCGGCGGATTCGATGACGGTCTGCTATGGCTTCGTCTGCCGACGCCGCCATATCCTGGATTTCGGCCCCGGCGACAAAGCGGCGCTGACCAAGATCATGGCCACTGGCAAAGCGTCGGCCGTGGCGGAGCGCGCGGCTGTGCAGAAAGCGGTGATCTGGTTCGATCGCCGCGTCGGGCCGGTGATCGGCACCGACAAGCGCATCGCCAATGCGGACATCCGCTATTTCGACGACAAGCATAATTTCGATTGTTGGGACACCACGCGCAACGTGACCAGCCTGCTCTTGATCCTGCAGGACTGGGGCCTGCTGAAGCATCATGACGTGGGAAATCCGCGCTACCGCGGCAACCCGCTGGCGCTGCAGACCCCGCACAACACCGCCGTGCTGCTGGACCGCGCGACGCGTGGCGAATGGGTGGTCGACCTGTGGACGCGCGGTTACGCGCAGGCGCCCGACGTCAAGCCGGCAGATCAATGGGTCAAGGAAAACTAGGAGAGGAGGGGCGCTGAGCGCCGACGCGCTGCCGAAGCAGACGCGTGGACTTCAAATTAGGGTAGAGCGCACCCCGCGGATCGAATTAGCGCAACCTGCGTGGACCTGCGAGAACCTCATTGCGTGCAAGAGAGGAAACCTTTGGGGTAACCGCTCTTGCCGAATGCGCTCTAAGTTGTTGAAACGTGATCTTCTCGGAGACTGGCCTGGATTAATCGAGGGAGCGATCCGGATCACGCCGTCGCATCAAACCTTGAGGTTTTCAGCCGAGGTCTTGCCGCGGTTCGCGACTTCCTCGTATTCAACGGTCTGCCCTTCGTTCAGCGA
Coding sequences:
- a CDS encoding CaiB/BaiF CoA transferase family protein, whose amino-acid sequence is MDDGIFAGLKVLDCASFIAAPAAATVLSDFGADVIKIEPPGAGDPYRNLPNLPGYPKSEHNYAWMMESRNKKSLALDLAKPEGQAVLYKLVAEADVFITNFPPPVRARLKMAYADLSPLNERLVYACFTGYGDLGAEANKPGFDSTAWWARSGLMDLVRADDDTTPARSVAGMGDHPCAMALFGAIAMALYKRERTGKGSQVKSNLMANGVWSSSVLAQAKLVGATFEKRRPRERALNAVTNHYKCRDGRWIMLSLLNEEKQWPVLTRALGRDDLTNDPRFATKPDRHARSLELIAVLDEVFATRDWPDWRARLDGQGLIFGVVGILDDIPDDQQMKDNDVLIPFEDSSLMTINSPIWVEGSAKKKPRMPPSVGQHSDEILRSAGFDDAAIAALRATGTVG